The DNA region TTTTGCATGACATTGTTACCCTTGGCATACCTTTCCTTCTGGCTACTCTTGAATCAGAAAAAACTTCTTAAGGAGAATACACCTCAAGGTATAAAATGGTGGCTTTGGAATGTTTTATTAGGTATCTCATTCACTTTATCAGTAGTAGGTAGTTTATGGTCTATTACCTCAAAAATTGGCACAAAAGGAATCGGTATTGTTGTCATCTTCTTAATACTTGTTCTAATCGCTCATCTTGTCCGTAAATATCAAAAGAAAGGAACGACAACCAGTTTGTTATAAAACTGTGATAGTTATAACCGCAACGCCATTGGCTGGCAGGTCGAGAGCGATTCCTTCTCTTAGTTCTGTTCCATCCATTTCTATGGGTTCTTTGTCGTTGACAATCACTTGATATTTTCGTTCCTTTTCTACGGTAAACCACTCTGGGAACTGGTTTAATCGCGGATAATCTATCGGCAAATGAAAATATTCTTTATGTCTCGGTAGGTCGCATTTTAATTTGCCTAAGTATCGCCATTCTGTTTTTACAACGACCTTTATTTGGTTATGTGCTTGACGTATAGCTCCGACACCGATATCCGCATGCCACGGCTCAACATAACACCCTTGTGATTTCCAGAAGGCATACATCAGCATTGTTCGGGCACTGTTTCCATCTCCGTGCCAACCTTCAATTATTCCTGAGGGCTTTTGCTTTTTCAGTAATCTCTGTGCAGTATAGTCTGCCCATCGCTCTGCCTGTGATGATGGAAAGCGATTTATCAGGTTAATTGCCCCTTCTAATGAGTCTGCCAATCCATCGGCAATATCATTTTCCCACGGATAATCTCGTGCTTCCCACAGGTTATCAAGTGTCCTTTGTATCTCTCGTATATAATCTGGCATATCGTCAATCTTAGCAACGGTAGCGATTGCGTTATAGTTATAGCCCCAGTTATCGGTCAAAGTTTGACGTAGCACCTTTTTTTCTTTAGGATTTATCGCTTCATAGAACAAACCATAGTCATTCCGTCCTATCTCTAATATCTTACGGATAATGTTATGCATAGGTTCTTTCCATTGCTCATGTTTTTCGGGTGCTTTGTATTTAGATATTAAATAAGCCTCGGAAAGACCACCGAAAATCTCACACCCATGGTCGTCTAATTGAAAATAATCTGTCTCTACAGGAGAATGATGTATAAAGAAATAATCAGCTAATTGGAGAGCCTGCTCTTTATATTTATCATTACCAGTTAGCCAGTACATACGAGATAGCCCTTGGAGCACATCTCCTGCAACCTCGTGGGAAGTATCTGGTAAAAGTCCTACTTCTGTCTTAATCTTGGCGTTTTTCCAAATATCATCCATCAAGTCAAGCATTCGTTGAGACCACTCCGAGGGACCAAGCCATTCAGTGAGCGGTAGTAAGCCATCTTTGATATATTCTGCCGAACCAAAGATTAAGGATGGCAATTCAGGTGTTGGCGTACGGAAATTCCTTTGTATTAAATCCCAATCATCTGGGAGGCGGTCGATGCGATTGCATAATTTCTGTTCCATTTTTAGGATACTCTTCATCCTCGTTTCAAATAAATAGCGGTCAGTAAGGTATGCCGTCAATGTCAAAAATGGATAATTGTCTGCGGAACAATCCTTCGCATTCCAGTAAAAATCCGATTTTAAGTTGCGGGGAAATAAATATACCTCTGGGTCGCTAAACTGCATCCAACCTTGAACAATTTTCCAACAAAATAACATAGACTCATTATTCAAAGTTGCATTTTGAGTCAATATTTCATTATCAGCCGTTTGTGAAAAGGTAATGGTAAAAAGGAGCAAAAAAGATAATTGCATCTTCGTCCCTTTCTATTCATTTTGATAAGTTCATTGTATTTATATAAGATTATATTCTATATAAATAAATAATAACTACTATTGTTAAAAAGGAGTTGTCTATATGCAGAGATATGCTTTTATGATGAAATTAAAAAACGATTTAGTTATTGAAGAGTATGAACGGCTACACAAAGATATAGGGCAAGATGTTATTGAGGCACATCGCAGAGCAGGATTTCATAACTATTCTATTTTTCGTTATGGGTTAGAACTTTTTGCATATTTTGAATCAGTAGACCCTGAGGGTTGCTTTACTCGAATTGCTCAGGAGCCTATTATGAAAGTATGGTGGTCAAAAACGAACCCACTTATGGAAACAGATGGAAATAAGCCTTTATTTACTCCCATAAAAGAAGTGTTTCACATGGATTAATGATGTGGTTGAAGTAGAAATAAAGTGGAAGGAATAAGTAAGCCAGCACCTAATAAAATGATACCAATAATAACGACCCATCTGAACCGCTGAGGTGTAAGAAAACGGTCTACATAAAAACCTAAGAGCATACCAAGAAACATGCCTGGAATGCCTGGCAGTGAGTAATAAAGTACCTGTTTTGTCACTAAACCCGTAATAAGATGACCAAAAATAATGATAAAACCGTTAACGAGAAAGAAGGCTTGTAAAACAGAGCGAAAACTCCCTTTTTCTGGATTTGCAATGCTGGTGTAAATAATTACAGGTGGACCATTTGCATTATAAGCACCACCTAAAATTCCAGCAACAAAACCAGCAAGCAGTCCATAAAACGTTTTGCTTGGGGTTGGTGACGAGACCAAATGCTTTTCATGTGTATTGTCCTTATAAAAAAATGAAAAAAAGCCGTAACCTATTAAAACTATCCCTAAAACGGCATTTAAAATTTGCTCATTTCCACCTTTGAGAAACAGCAAACCAATGGGAACACCAAAAATAGAAGGGAGGATCAATATTAACGAACTCCGCCAATTGAGAGATTTCCAGTTTTGCAACAGCACACCTAAATTAACAATCTGACTTAATAGGGCGAGCAAAGGTGCAGAGATTTGGAGTCCCACAGCCAACACTAATATCGGCATACCGACTAAAGCAGAACCAAAACCCGTTGTGGCATGCACAAAACTTGCACATAGAAAAGCGAGAAATACAAAAACTTCTGGAGGCATATTTTATTAAATATTATCTGGGAGATTGGTTTCTAAAATCTTCTTCGCTTGCTGTTCCCGATATGCGATAAGTTTTGTTTTTAATTCTGGATATTTCTGAGCCAAAATAGCAATTGCCATGAGTGCAGAATTTGTTGCTCCTGGTTTGCCGATTGCAAAACAGGCAACAGGAATTCCTGGTGGCATTTGAACGATTGAAAACAATGCGTCCTGTCCGTTCAATGCTCCAGAGGGAATAGGGACACCCAGTACAGGTAAAACCGTGCAAGATGCAATAACTCCAGGCAGTGCGGCGGCCATCCCTGCACCAGCAATGAACAATTCAATTCCTCGTTCTTCAGCAAATTTTACATACTCTTTCAGCATTTCTGGTGTTCGATGTGCAGAAAGAACACGTGCTTCATAGGGGATATCAAAATCTTTGAGAATTTTTACTACATTCAACATAACATCCCAATCCGAAGCACTTCCCATAATTACACTAACTAATGGCGTCTTTTTTGAATCTGTCATATTTATTCCTTTCCTTCTTTTCCAATTCCATCCCCTATTGTATACATCCAAAATAACCTATTTCCATTTAATTCATTTCTTGCCCTTATCCATAAACTCAATTGTTTTATGAAAATTGAGTCTTTCGGTTCTCCCTGGTTTCTTTGAATAATCATTGCGAAGAGCAGATTCTATTTCTATCTTAGAGTATTTTTCTGTTGACATAAGATATGAAAATAAAAGATTGGCAAGCGTCGCAAGCGATAGTTCATGAGTTTTTCCTGTTTTTTCCCATATAAAATCGCTAAACTTTGAGAAAGCATCAAAAGGCGTTGTATCAGATGCCCATAATAGATTAAGTGATTGTTGGAAGTTCCCCTGATTGTAGTATAGTTCGAGATACCGTGCCATCCGTTTTAGTTTTTGTAACTCGTCAAAAGAGAGTGTACTGGTCTGAAGTATCTCATACGGCGGAAAAGGAGCAAACGCAAGGCTGTAAGTCTTGATATGTCGTGAAATAGGAGCACCTCTTAACCGTTTCAAGATTCCCAATTGTATTTCCTGTGGATCCACTTCAATTAATCTGTTAAAACTGTCTCTCATCGTATCCCATGTTTCCGCAGGCATACCTGCTACTAAATCTGCATGAATTTTTGCTCCTGTTTCTGTACGTAAATAACGTAATACTTCAAATGTTTTTTCTAAATTCTGACGGCGCGATATTAAGTCTTGTGTAATTGGATTTGTTGTTTGTAGCCCTGTTTCTAAATGAAGAGTTCCTGATGGAAATTCCTTAAATCGTTCTAATATATTCATACTTAATTTGTCAGGAACAATCTCAAAATGAATCCTCATATCTGGTTTGATATGACTTAGAAAAAAATCGATAATGTCTAATGCATGTGTTTCATTAATGTTAAAGGTTCTATCTACAAAAGTAAAATTTTTTGCTCCACGCTCTATTAACTTATACATGCTTTCTAAAAATGTACCCCTATCAAAAAATCGCACTCCAGGATTTACAGAAGACAGGCAAAATTCACAATGGAACGGGCAACCCCGTGTGCTTTCGACATAGATAATTTTATGTTCAATGTCCTCTGATGTGTATTCGTCATAAGGCAACGTCAAAATGTTTAAATCCGAAATAGGTTTTTCCCATATCTTCTGTTGTGGTTTTCGGTCTGTTAATAGGTTGTCTAACAATTCAGAAAAGGCACGTTCACCTTCTCCACGAACAAGATAATCTGACCAATGAAAGACAGGGAGTTCTTCGTATTCGTAACTTACTTCAGGTCCACCAATAATAATAATGATTTCAGGGGCTACCTGTTTTATAATTTGCACCAATTCGGTTATCTCGTTTAGATTCCAAATGTATACCCCAAGCCCTATAATTTTTGGTTTTTCCTTTAGTATCGACTCGGCGATAATTGGCACAGCCTGCTTAAGATGAAATTCCTTAATGACGATTTTCTCTCTCCATATACCTGAATTTGCACGTAGCCAACGAAGTCCAAACGACGCATGAGAGTATCTCGCTGTAATTGTTGATAAAACAATATCCGTCATGAGTTATGCTCCAAAACAGTGCTATAATTATAAATCAATAGTATCTAAAACTGGAAGGAAGTTATACCACGTCGGGAACGTTATGGATGTAGCAAATTTTATTTTTAAAAAGGCATCAGATGTTATTTATGGATATATTTCTTCAAAAGGTCTCCAAAAACTTTATCTTTATCATTCTTCGTATCCGCGACCTTATCTTCTCCATGAAACCCCAAATATTTTGCTTGGTAGGCACGTATCGTTTTTATTAGATAGATACTTTTCGGGGATTCCAGAACAGTTTGAAGGGCTTCCACTGGATTTATCCTCTGCGACTGAATTTCAAAAAAAGATATTCTATGCTTTGAGAAAAGTACCGTGGGGCAACATCTGCAGTTACTCTGAACTGGCAAAAATGGCACACTTATCGCAAAATCATGCCAGAGCAGTTGGGCAAGCACTTCATAAAAATCCATTACCAATTATTATCCCCTGTCACCGTGTACTAACAGCGAAGGGGCACATAGGAGGTTTTTCCGCTGGCTTGGAATGGAAACGCAAATTACTAAAGCTTGAGGGAATTTCTATTCAAGGATAATTATTTGACGACCTTCCCACAAGTTAGAGGTTGATTATTTGATAGAATATATTAATAATTGAAATTTCCTACAATGGAGTGTGGCTATGGAAAAACAACAATTACATGCTATTGAAAACATAAATATTGTTGCATTTACTCCTCTTATTACACCACGGGAGATAAAAAAGGCATATCCCATGACAGATGCTTTGTCCCGCAGTATCGCAGAGTTCCGTAATACTGTTGGTGCTATCCTGCGTGGAGAAGATAACCGTTTCATGATTATTGTGGGTCCCTGTTCTATTCATAGCCGTGAAGTTGCCTTAGACTATGCCCAGAGATTATTAAATGTGCAAAAGCAAGTAAGTGATGTAATGTTTATAATTATGCGGACGTATTTTGAGAAGCCACGGACAACCTTAGGTTGGAAAGGACTAATCTACGACCCCGATTTAGATAGTACCCATAACATCGCTAAAGGTTTAAATTTAGCCAGAGAAATCCTAATTAAAATTGCTGAGATGGGACTACCTACGGGAACCGAATTGTTAGACCCAATAGTTCCTCAATACATTTCTGATTTAGTATGTTGGGCTTCTATTGGTGCACGAACCACAGAATCACAAACACATCGAGAAATGGCAAGTGGTTTCTCTATGCCCATTGGTTTCAAGAATAGTACTGACGGTAATCTACAAGTAGCCATTGACGCTATGATTTCAGCAAGGGGACACCATCACTTCTTAGGTATTGATGAAGATGGCAGGTCTTGCATTATTGAAACAGCGGGCAACTCGTTATCTCATATTATTCTCCGTGGCGGTAGGGGAAGACCAAACTATGACCCTGTAAGTGTCATTGAAGCGGTTGAGCAAATGCAAAAAGTAGGACTACCTCCACGAATTGTTATTGATTGTAGTCATGCCAATTGTGGCAAAAGATATGTATTACAAGCCCATGTCCTTCGTGATGTAATTCAACAAAGAATAGAAGGGAATCGATTTATTCTTGGTGCTATGCTTGAAAGTAACATTAAAGCGGGAAACCAACCTTTTCCCCCTCCTGGAGCAGTCCCTGAATATGGGGTCAGTATCACAGACCCATGCCTCGGTTGGGAAGAAACAGAAACGGTTATACTCGAATCCGCAGAAAGACTACGGAAAAATAGTTAAGGATATTATAGTTCTATTCCACCAAGCATCCTCAGTGCATCACAGAAAGGACCATACGTATCATGTCCGAACATTACAAAGCGAATATTGGTTATCCCACAAGAAGGGTTCTTCTCTATAAATTCTTTCACAGTTCCAACAGCAATTTTTGCAGCTTCTGGAATTGGGTAACCATAAACACCACAGCTGATGGCTGGGAAAGCAATAGTTTTTACCTTGTGTTCCACCGCTACTTCTAAAGAACGTTCGTAACAGCTTTTTAACAAATCTGGTTCACCATGTTTCCCATCACGGTAGATAGGTCCAACAGTATGAATTACATACTTAGCGGGTAACCGACCACCTGTTGTGATTTTAGCATCGCCTGTTTCACAGCCACCTAACTTTCTGCATTCTTCCAATATTGCTGGTCCTCCAGCACGATGTATGGCTCCATCAACACCACCTCCACCAAGAAGAGATTTGTTTGCCGCATTAACAATAGCATCGGTTTGTTCTTTTGTTATATCACCTTGCACCACTTCAATAACACAATTACCCATGTTGAGCTGAACCATATTTTTACCTCCTCTAAACTAATAACATTCTACCGCAATTGAAAATAAAACCAAAAATATTAAGATTTACCTAAAAAGATTAAAATATTCGCTCAATATTATTTGGGGTACTGGTCTCTTTCTCTTTGGTGCTTGATTTCTCATTATTCAATT from Candidatus Hydrogenedens sp. includes:
- a CDS encoding L-rhamnose mutarotase codes for the protein MQRYAFMMKLKNDLVIEEYERLHKDIGQDVIEAHRRAGFHNYSIFRYGLELFAYFESVDPEGCFTRIAQEPIMKVWWSKTNPLMETDGNKPLFTPIKEVFHMD
- a CDS encoding sulfite exporter TauE/SafE family protein, which encodes MPPEVFVFLAFLCASFVHATTGFGSALVGMPILVLAVGLQISAPLLALLSQIVNLGVLLQNWKSLNWRSSLILILPSIFGVPIGLLFLKGGNEQILNAVLGIVLIGYGFFSFFYKDNTHEKHLVSSPTPSKTFYGLLAGFVAGILGGAYNANGPPVIIYTSIANPEKGSFRSVLQAFFLVNGFIIIFGHLITGLVTKQVLYYSLPGIPGMFLGMLLGFYVDRFLTPQRFRWVVIIGIILLGAGLLIPSTLFLLQPHH
- the purE gene encoding 5-(carboxyamino)imidazole ribonucleotide mutase, which translates into the protein MTDSKKTPLVSVIMGSASDWDVMLNVVKILKDFDIPYEARVLSAHRTPEMLKEYVKFAEERGIELFIAGAGMAAALPGVIASCTVLPVLGVPIPSGALNGQDALFSIVQMPPGIPVACFAIGKPGATNSALMAIAILAQKYPELKTKLIAYREQQAKKILETNLPDNI
- a CDS encoding DUF4080 domain-containing protein, whose amino-acid sequence is MTDIVLSTITARYSHASFGLRWLRANSGIWREKIVIKEFHLKQAVPIIAESILKEKPKIIGLGVYIWNLNEITELVQIIKQVAPEIIIIIGGPEVSYEYEELPVFHWSDYLVRGEGERAFSELLDNLLTDRKPQQKIWEKPISDLNILTLPYDEYTSEDIEHKIIYVESTRGCPFHCEFCLSSVNPGVRFFDRGTFLESMYKLIERGAKNFTFVDRTFNINETHALDIIDFFLSHIKPDMRIHFEIVPDKLSMNILERFKEFPSGTLHLETGLQTTNPITQDLISRRQNLEKTFEVLRYLRTETGAKIHADLVAGMPAETWDTMRDSFNRLIEVDPQEIQLGILKRLRGAPISRHIKTYSLAFAPFPPYEILQTSTLSFDELQKLKRMARYLELYYNQGNFQQSLNLLWASDTTPFDAFSKFSDFIWEKTGKTHELSLATLANLLFSYLMSTEKYSKIEIESALRNDYSKKPGRTERLNFHKTIEFMDKGKK
- a CDS encoding methylated-DNA--[protein]-cysteine S-methyltransferase: MDVANFIFKKASDVIYGYISSKGLQKLYLYHSSYPRPYLLHETPNILLGRHVSFLLDRYFSGIPEQFEGLPLDLSSATEFQKKIFYALRKVPWGNICSYSELAKMAHLSQNHARAVGQALHKNPLPIIIPCHRVLTAKGHIGGFSAGLEWKRKLLKLEGISIQG
- a CDS encoding 3-deoxy-7-phosphoheptulonate synthase, whose product is MEKQQLHAIENINIVAFTPLITPREIKKAYPMTDALSRSIAEFRNTVGAILRGEDNRFMIIVGPCSIHSREVALDYAQRLLNVQKQVSDVMFIIMRTYFEKPRTTLGWKGLIYDPDLDSTHNIAKGLNLAREILIKIAEMGLPTGTELLDPIVPQYISDLVCWASIGARTTESQTHREMASGFSMPIGFKNSTDGNLQVAIDAMISARGHHHFLGIDEDGRSCIIETAGNSLSHIILRGGRGRPNYDPVSVIEAVEQMQKVGLPPRIVIDCSHANCGKRYVLQAHVLRDVIQQRIEGNRFILGAMLESNIKAGNQPFPPPGAVPEYGVSITDPCLGWEETETVILESAERLRKNS
- a CDS encoding O-acetyl-ADP-ribose deacetylase, whose product is MVQLNMGNCVIEVVQGDITKEQTDAIVNAANKSLLGGGGVDGAIHRAGGPAILEECRKLGGCETGDAKITTGGRLPAKYVIHTVGPIYRDGKHGEPDLLKSCYERSLEVAVEHKVKTIAFPAISCGVYGYPIPEAAKIAVGTVKEFIEKNPSCGITNIRFVMFGHDTYGPFCDALRMLGGIEL